The Aquidulcibacter paucihalophilus genomic interval GATGGGCGTCGATTCGTCTAAGACATAGAAAAACCGAGCCAGAGTTTGACTTTCTACTTAAATACAAAATACGATTAGCCATTCACCATCTATGGTTAATCGCGCTCTCGCCAGTGCCTGCGGCGCCATTATACCTAAAATGGGGAAAAATTCACCCATGCGGGCATTTGGCGCAATTTCAAAAGCCACCCCGAACGGCCACTATCCGTAAGCGGCGGAATCCAGAATGCGGTTTCCCGTCTGTATTCTGGAGTTCACCGTGGCCATCATCCTGCTCGTTGACGATGATCCCGCATTACGGCTGATCGCCAAGGAACTGCTGCGGGTTGGCGGCCATGCCATTCTGGAGGCTGAAGACGGCGATGAAGCCCTGAAAATCGCCGGCGCCATCGCGGTGGATCTGGTCGTGCTGGACATGCTGATGCCCAACAAGGACGGGCTGGAAACCATTCTTGAACTGCGAAAGACCCATCCACACATCCGAATTCTGGCCATCTCCTCGGGAGGAAGGATGGATGAGGGCATCCTCTTGAGAACAGCCAGTTTATTCGGGGCCGACGAAATAATGCAGAAACCTTTGCGGTTGGACGTTTTTTCTCGTGTCGTCGATCAGATGCTATCCGATAAAAAAACTTGAATATCACTAATGATAGGCGACTATCGAAAACTTAGTAATCAAGTGTTGAGACAGATTAAAGTGACATCGCCAGATGAAATCGACGATGCTCTATCGGGTTTCCTGTTTGCGCAAAACATGGACTTCGTGATGAAGAGCGTTACCGCTTACAAAGCGATATTCGATGGCGACAGTACGACAATGTTCATATTTTTCGCTATGGCGCGGGCTTCGGTGGAGCACCTGAACCGTAAAAAGGTCCCCCGCGATGAAGCAGCCCGTGGGGTTTTTCCGGACACGCTTCGGCGACCAGTCTCGATACTTGGCATCGCCGACTACCTGGGCCTGCCGTATGAAACGACCCGCCGGCACGTTATGAAACTGGTCGAGCAAGATTTTTGTCAGCGCCAAGGCTCGCGGGAGTTTTTTATTTCTGAGGCAACAATGTCTCGGCCGGAGTTCCGGGCCCTATCGAGAGAGACGCTTGATCTCAGCATTTCATATATAAAGACGGTCAGCCCTTATATTGAGATCTGACGCGCGAGTGCTGAAAGGATTGTTCGCTTTTACGTCGGACCCTCGGTTCTGACCCGGGTCGTTCAGACACTCGTTGATCAGCAGCTGGCTCATGCATCCCCCGATGCAGGACAACTTCGCATTGTTCGGGTTGCCCGAACAAGTGATCGCACGATTGAGCGGCGACCATTCCCTACTGAAGGTTCTCAGCGGCTCTCGGTCAGGTGTTGGGGAAGGCGGGTTGACGCTTGGAATGCTTCAGGGGTTGGCGGGGAAGCGTCAACATCTTGCCAGCACGCTGAGCGTTCACCCAGTAGGGACCCACGGAGGTAACAAACGAGAAGGCCCTTCCGCCGCTCGCCAGTCGATGTCCAAGTCAGAGTGGCATTTGAAAGGTGGTGCCGCCTGGGTGACTCGAACGCCTGACCCCCGCATTGCTCATCCTCGACACACAAGAGGCCGTGGTCAACGTCCGCTACCCACCCATAGCAGACCTCAAGACCGTCCGCTTTCCGGCGGACAGCTCAGCCGACCCCTTCATGCCGGAAAGCAGACTCTTGGGATGGCTGCTATGGGTGGAAAGCAGACCTTAGTCGAGCAACTCGGCTGGTGCGCTGATGATCACCGCCGCTCCTGCCGTCGTAAGCTCCTCTCGGCTACCGTAGCCCC includes:
- a CDS encoding response regulator, translated to MAIILLVDDDPALRLIAKELLRVGGHAILEAEDGDEALKIAGAIAVDLVVLDMLMPNKDGLETILELRKTHPHIRILAISSGGRMDEGILLRTASLFGADEIMQKPLRLDVFSRVVDQMLSDKKT